gttaactcaacaaatattttctgaggccgcccccaggccaggccctggTTGCAGATGCTGAGCCAGGTATGTGGGGCTCAGTCACCAAATCTCATCTGGGTGGCCTCCCCAGGTGATATTATTTGCTCTTCCTCTGGGCTCCCTCAGTCCCTGGCACAGACTTTTGTCACCACCCTAGTCATTCAGGACTATAATTCTTTACATGTCAATCTTCTCTCCCACTCCACTGATGGCAGGGGCATGGCTGGAACCATCTTTGTGACCCATCACATGGCCGGCCATCCTGTGCAACCCCTGCACTTATCACTGGAGAAATAAAGGCCCAAAGAAGGCaaggaacttgtccaaggtcacatagaaaGTCAACTTCATTCTTCCCTCTCAacctgcacctcccctccccggTGCTGCCTCCCACATGTCAGTGACATCCCAGTGGGTGGGTCGACAGCACCTTGCTGTCACTCCATCCATTCCCTAAATGCCTGAAGGGTGGCTGCCTGAACAAGTATGTTCTGCAGCTCCAGTTTAGTTGAAACAGTAATGGGTCAGAAGTCACCACCACCTGGGCTAACACCACCCACCCCCTTGGATTAGTTTATGCTCAAAGCATAAACACCCTTCCCAGTCCTGACCACCCTGGGTCAGCAATGTCTGGACTGCTACACGGAATGGATCCCAAACCCAACCTGGGTGACCTTCTACAAGAGCCTTAGTCTCGCTCTTCCTTGGATTCCCGTCTGTAAAGTGGGTCTGTCGGTCTCCACCGCCCGTGCCCTCACCCACGATGACTACCTGACTTCCCCAGAGCTAGAAAACTCCCAATCAATCAATGATTGCCCACATCTCAGGCACTGCGAGAGAGACTCTGAATGCCAGTCCACTTCAAGAACGGTCTTAGAGCCTGAATCGCAGAGTCGagaaccagggcgcctgggtagaaGTCTGCGCCCCTCCGCGCCACTGTCTCCCGGCTCGAGCCATGAGCCTGGTGGCCGCCCAGCGCGAGCGTGCAGGGGACCCGGCGTGCAACAGGGCCCCGCTCCCCGCACCGTCCGGCCTCCAGGACTGCCCGGCCCGCCTGGGCCCGGTACTCAAGGTCCCTCTGGGCAAGGAGCCCCCAGTGCACGGGATTCCGCGAAAAGGGGCAAGACACGCCCCGTGGGAGGCCCCCCGGGTGGGGAAGAACCCCTCAGGCCCCTCTCGGCCTCCGTACCTGACCGGAGCCGCCTCCCCCGGCCGCAACCACGGCGCTGCCGGCCCCGTCCGCCTCCTGCGCCGCCGCCATCTTCCCGCTCCGggtccccgcccccgccgccagcCCCGCCCCGTCCCCGACGGCGCCAGCGCGATCGCGCGAGATTTCACACTTCGCCGGGCCCGCCAGCTACCGTATCCGGCAAGACAGCTCAAGCCACGCCTCTCAGAAGAGCCGCTTCCGGCTAAGAAAGAACCAGCCCGGCCACCGTACCCCAACCACCACCCTGCCGTACATTTGTTTTCACCTAGTAGACCGTCACCCTGCATGGAACGCCCGGACTTTCTCGGCCAGCGTATCAGTGTCCCACGGGCTCCATTCCCTTTGCTTCCTCGAGTTAATCTGCttcttccatttatatgaagccTTGCAGGCCATCCTGCCTTCCTCGCTCGGCCGATTCTTCGAGTCGTTTCCGTTTTCGTGTTTCTTGAGCTTTCCCGGCCACCGTAACTCCTCAAAATGTTCTGCTCAATACACGCCCTTCGTGTGTTCAAGGAACCTCCCTGGCCGCGGTACCGAGACTCAGTGGGCGGGCCTTAGGCCAATGTCATCGCCTTCAGACCCCTCTTCCTAAAGGAACCATTTCCTCCAAGTCCCCTTAGGTTATAATTTTTCTGTGCATTCAAAGTTATTATTTCAGGGTTCTCACGGCCACCACACCTTCAAATCGGACCCTGTCGTTCCCTTCCCAACCCTTCGGGCCATCGAGTTTAGCCCGCACGCGCGTTTCCGGAGTGGTCTTTGCTTTCTAGCAATTTCGCAACTCTGGACTCGGCTTCAAGGGCTCTtagaacttcattctttttcttagctATGTGTGTTTGTACAGTTCCAAGCCTGGACACGGGTTGAGTGACCCCTGGTCTGGGGAGGATGGTATGGAGGACGGGAAAGGACAGAAGTCTGTCAGCGGCTGTTAAGCCTTATGTATGAATGGAGTGGAGGTGTTTAAACCCTGGTTGTGCTACTGACCTTCTATACGATCCCAGACAAGTGACATtatctctttgggcctcagtttcttttataaACTAAGCATTTCCCTCCCGCTTTTGCCTCTCCGGGTTTTTGGAAAGACCTAGTGAGATCACTAATGTAAAGCacctcccaccaccccaccccgccccccacacacacatacacacctgctCTTAGCAAGTGATCAATATTGTGCACTGTTATTATGAACCTTACATATTACCCGGAAGGGAGAGTAGGCTTTGCATTGGGAttctccaaataatttatttctcattttattgtttacttCCTTCACTTTCCTCTTAGTCCCAGCTCAGTAGTAATATCACCTCCTCTTGGAAAccctccctggcccccaggcTGTGCCGGCACAGTCTCCTAGTCTTTCCAGATCTCAGGActccccagctcccccccccccccgcccattttGTGTTACCGCTGTCAGGGATGGGTGTGGTGGTGTGGTATGTCTTGCCGTGGGAGTGGGCGGGGAAGCCCAGGGCATTCACGGTCACTGCTCTGCCTCCAGCACTGCCCCAGGGGATGGTTGCTAAGTGAAAGGATGAAAGTCTTCGTGCAGCAGGTAGATGACACACATCTGAGAGCCAacacaaaggcaagaaggaaccTTAGAGAACATCTTGCCCAGTCCACTTCTCTTCCCATATAATAAAGGTAGTGAGAACGATTCTCTAAAATTGTAGGCGCAGTCTAGGGATGAAATGAACATACTCACTAAGTCCACCAGACATGAGGCAGACTGAGATTTGCTGGCCTCTTTCTCAAAAGTgcaaaattaggggcgcctgggtggctcagtcggttgagcatccaacttcagctcagggcatgatctgacggttcatggctttgagccctacatcaggctctctgctgtcagcacagagtctgcttggagcctctgtccacccctccccctgccccttccctgcttgtgctcgctctctctcccaaaaataaataaacactaaaaacataaattaattaattaataataataaataacagtgCAAAATTACGTGTGTAATCTGTAATAGAGGACCACAGAAAGCCCAGGCAAGTGAAGGGCTTTGAAACTTAATCTTCTCTAGCTTCATGTAACCCCATCTTTGCTTTTAACTCTAGATATAAAAGCTCCAGTCGGCCCTCCTGTCTCATaaactgcaggggcgcctgggtggctcagtcggttaagcgtccgacttcggctcaggtcacgatctcatggtccgtgagttcgagccccgcgtcgggctctgcgctgaccgctcagagcctggagcctgtttccgattctgtgtctccctctctctctgaccctcccccgttcatgctctgtctctctctgtctcaaaaataaataaacgttaaaaaaaataataataataataaaaaactgcAGAGTCCCGATCTGTCGGAGCTTGAGGCTCAGTGAGCTAGACTGTGACCTTAGGACCCCTGCAAAGCCCTCCCCCATTTCTGTTGAATGACCAGAAaagttcttccatttctattaacTGCTAATTGAATCACCGCCCAGGGCCACTCTGCACTCCACTAGGGGGCGCCCAACACCAACCAGAGGCCGTGATTTCAGGTTCTAAGGGAGAAGAGAGCTGGAGCCCTGAACGTTTGGGTCCTGAGGAAAACGGGCTGGAGGTCCAGACTCCTGAGTCCCAGGGAGAAGAAGTCTGGGGACCCAGACTCCTGCGTTGGGAGGCAAGAGGAGTCTAGGGGCCTGGACTCTGGGGTCCTAGGACAGTGCGACTGGGGTGGAGGcctgagaaaggaaggaggaatctAGGAAGGGCACCAGGATTGGTTGGAAGCAGAACTGGCCTGGGCAGTCGTTTGGTTTGGCTTGAGTCCGTGGGAAACAAGTGGACAGAGCAGGGATTGTTCCTCTAGggtcccccctccccatcacccccTGGGTTTGGCAGCCTCAGCTcttcccaggccctggggacTTGGGGGCATTTCCCACAATCCCTCCCCAAGGCCCCTGTTTTCTACTAGACTCACAGCTGCCCATCCTCAGGACCTGGGAAAACTGCCCCAAGAGCACTGAAAGACTGGCTGGAGGTTAATGCCAAGCAGATTAGGAGAAACAGAGGCCCTGGATCCTCGGAGGCCAGCAGCCCCACCCCTGAGACTTGGGGGCCCCGGACCACCCTCTACTTCCTGAGGACCCAGAAGTCCAGACCCCAGCCTtctgcccaggagccccagcgCTGTCCTCTCTGACTGTACTATCTCTGCTCTTGTACACCCTGGGCTTTTTGCCTACAATTCCCCCACTGCCCAGACACCATTTCCCAACCACTGACTGCCCCGCGGGGACCTGGGGGCCAAGCCagcaccctcctcccccccccccacttcccggCATCAACAGCCCCAAACCACTGCACTGTGATGCATCCCCCCGTGACCAGCCTAGCCAGGATGCCCTCCCCTACCCCAGGGGCCTGCTCCCCGGCCCGGATCTCCTCACTTCTTCTTTTCTTCGTTGCACATAATGTTACTTGAAGTCATCTCCTTTggtcgtcgtcctcctcctctgcttcctccctacTCCTCACCACCAGCCTCTCTGTTTGTGGCTTCAAGACAGAATAGAGCTCCTGACCCTGAGCGGGAGCTCAGGAAATGATATCGCTTATTGCTAATAAGGAGAGGGCAGCTAACAAAACATACCACAAAGCCATCATTACTCAAGCTGAGTGGAATTGGGCCAGGACCCAATGAATAGCTTTTGGAAAGACCACAGAGGGCAGaactctctgtctttcccctgtaGTATCTCCTGAGCCTAGCAgggtctcaataaatatttgtgggacaAGTGTGTAGGAATTGTCACAGGGCATGGCTTTTACGGATCCATTCTCTTGGGTCCCAGACAAGCTGGGCGCTGACTTCCTATGCTCAGCAGTGACGTCTGGGCACCAGTCTCCCCCTGTCGTAGGACCATGGGACACCTCACTGTGATGCACACTTAAAACAtcagcccaggggcgcctgggtggctcagtgggttgagcgtctgactccggctcaggtcatgatcccacagctctgtgagctcgagccccgcatcgggctctgtgctgatggcttggagcctgctttggattctgggtctccctctctctctgcccctaacccacttgcattctgtctctgtctctctcaaaaataaacacacattaaaaaaaataataataaatcaataataaataaataaaacatcagccCAGGGCCTAGAGACTGCCAGAGGCCACAGCAGGTTAGCGATGCTCATGGTCGTTTTACATGTGAGAAAGCCAGACCTTGGTGAAGGACAGTCTCTAATGTTGTTGTTGTGACGATCCAATGTTGTTATTCACCTCTTTATCCCCAATGATCGAGTTAGGGCTACATACGTCCAATGGGCACTCGATAAGTATTGGATGGACTGAATCAGTCCTGCTATCTTGGCCCTCTAAGGTCTTCGAAAAGCAACcacatggaagaaaataaatgtttgtttgttttaatttatttataagaaGTCAGGCTAGCATTGGGCACAGGATGCCGAGAGCTGCTAAGAAGTGAGGGGTAGGTCGCGGGAGCCGAGGAGTCATGGGGTctgggctctcccctcccccacggtcggGGCCCAGCTGCTATGGGTCTCCCGTCAGCATAGAAAGTATCTGGTCAGTGAGAATCCCTGTGTAAATTCTCACAGCTGCTGTGCTTGTGCTGTACATGTCCCtggggagaaaggacagaggCTCTGAGCAGGGAGGAGCCCCGGGTCTTGGGCCCCAGGTCTGAGGGAGGATGAGGCTTGGGGCCCAGAATCATGTGTCCTGTGAGGGATGGTGGCTGGAACCCAAACTCCTGGATCCCCAGGTAGGACAGGGCTGGGATCTCAGAATCCAGGGTTCCGACAGAGCTCGGGGCCCAGACTCCTGgttcccctgggggggggggggcgtggcttGTGGATACCTGATTTTCTCATCCATAGCGGTCAGATATGTCTTCTCGTATAGGTCCTGGGCGGCCGCTTTGGCC
This genomic interval from Panthera leo isolate Ple1 chromosome E2, P.leo_Ple1_pat1.1, whole genome shotgun sequence contains the following:
- the APOC2 gene encoding apolipoprotein C-II is translated as MGTRCLLVLLLVLLVLKCEVQGDDMARQDEATGPTLLSQMQESLYGYWGSAKAAAQDLYEKTYLTAMDEKIRDMYSTSTAAVRIYTGILTDQILSMLTGDP